The following DNA comes from Halofilum ochraceum.
GGCTGGTGAGCACGTCACCTACTCGGATCGTATCGACGTGCGCGACGGGCGTTCGCTCGACCTGCGCATCGACTACCTGCCGGATACGGACGGTGAGGGCAACGTTCGAGGATTTTTCGGCGTTATACAGGACGTGTCCGCCTACACCGCCACCATCGATCTGCTCAAGGCGGTCCATGCCATCGTCAATCGGACGGCTTCGCCTACGCGCTCAACGCTTGAGCGATTGTTGCGACTGGGCCTCGACTATCTCCAACTGTCGATCGGGCTTGTCGCGCGTGTCGAGGGGGAACGGTACATCGTTGATGCTGTTGTCAGTGACGTCTCGGGACCTGAGGCGGGCGCATCCTTTCCGGTGGGCAACACCTATTGCGCGATAACGCTCGAGGCAGCGGATGTGGTCGCCACCACGGAGGCCGCCGAGGACGAGCGTATCTCCGGCCACCCGTGCTATTCGGCATTCGGCCTGGAGACCTACATTGGTGTGCCGGTGCACATCAATGGCGAGGCGTGGGGCACGGTGAACTTCAGCGCACCCGAGCGCCGCGACGATACGTTCAGCGAGTTGGACCGCGAACTCGTGCGTCTGATCGGAGATGCGGTCGAACATCTCGTGAGTGAGCGGCTTGAGCGTGAGCGGCACCGCCGCGAACGTCGGCAGTTGAGGCGTCTCGCCTATCGCGACGCGCTGACGGGTCTGGGGAATCGAGAATCGCTGGAGCGCAAGCTGGACGAGCTCTCGGAGACGCGCGAGCCCTATGTCGTAGCGGTGCTGGACATGGACCACTTCAAGGCGATCAATGACCAGTGGGGACATGAAGCCGGTGATGAGGTCCTGCGCACAGTTGGGGATGTCATCGAGGCGTGCTTGCGGCCGGAGGACTTCACGGCGCGCTATGGCGGCGAAGAGTTCGTGATCATCATGGAAGGCCTCGTGTGCGAGGATCGTGAGCGGGTTCTGGAACGGATACGGCTTGCAATTGGTGAACAGGCGATATCCGTGGGGACTCGCGACGAAATTCACGTCAGCGTCAGCGTAGGGATTACGGCTTCGCGTTCCGATGATTCCCCTCGCGATGCGCTTCGGCGAGCGGATCAGGCGCTCTACAGGGCAAAGGCTGCGGGTCGTAATCGTGTCGAATCGGGGTGACCGTTTCCTGAGAGGGTGTTTACATAACCGTCCGGTCGTAAGCCGCTGCATCAGTCGACGCAATTCGCTCAGCCAGACTCAAGCTTCGGAGATACTGGCCAGACGATCATGATGCATCACGACCCGACGCGCGCGCTCGATCCATGCATGTGCAATGAGGTCCATGTGTGTGTAATGGGGTCCATGCGAGAGCACGTAGTGGGGCT
Coding sequences within:
- a CDS encoding diguanylate cyclase, coding for MAGSTQDKPLNERGDGVSDNDWIAAAARLQLAVYLRLDATGRITAAAGDSLDTLGYEPHELAGMEFSGFAMAGGHDSLVQRIRDIAGGEPESAVDAGDLIACPPQAGWRLGPDGAGGVVASCVRSPSPTIWPTESTLLELADTVPSRIAYVDRDLRYRFNNRAYEKSFNVRRDDLYGKHISAIIEPGSLDVLLPLYRRALAGEHVTYSDRIDVRDGRSLDLRIDYLPDTDGEGNVRGFFGVIQDVSAYTATIDLLKAVHAIVNRTASPTRSTLERLLRLGLDYLQLSIGLVARVEGERYIVDAVVSDVSGPEAGASFPVGNTYCAITLEAADVVATTEAAEDERISGHPCYSAFGLETYIGVPVHINGEAWGTVNFSAPERRDDTFSELDRELVRLIGDAVEHLVSERLERERHRRERRQLRRLAYRDALTGLGNRESLERKLDELSETREPYVVAVLDMDHFKAINDQWGHEAGDEVLRTVGDVIEACLRPEDFTARYGGEEFVIIMEGLVCEDRERVLERIRLAIGEQAISVGTRDEIHVSVSVGITASRSDDSPRDALRRADQALYRAKAAGRNRVESG